The Larus michahellis chromosome 12, bLarMic1.1, whole genome shotgun sequence genome contains a region encoding:
- the XKR7 gene encoding XK-related protein 7 codes for MAAKSDGGGGGPAVRLESPEGGGGRRGGGAVPPTRRYRLRDGCWVLCALLVCFADGASDLWLAAHYYVRGQRWWFGLTLLFVLLPSLVVQLLSFRWFVYDFAASTKDSAGSTKDSARGPRGCCRLCVWLLQGLIHLLQLGQVWRYLRTLYLGLQSRWQAEHRRRHFYWRMMFESADISMLRLLETFLKSAPQLVLQLSIMVQQNSIEPLQGLSASASLVSLAWMIASYQKVLRDSREDKMPMSYKGAVVQILWHLFTIAARAIAFALFASVFQLYFGIFIVTHWCIMTFWIIQGETDFCMSKWEEIIYNMVVGIIYIFCWFNVKEGRSRYRMCIYYVITLSENAALTVLWFLYYDRKTTSDFDALILVCVVSSSFALGIFFMFIYYCLLHPNGPMFGPHSGGCIFRQRPAPVPGSPTDAVTSPPRSLPRTTGGEREGAPGERDSCVPVFQVRPCAPPAPAARAPRTEGPVIRIDLPRKKYPAWDAHFIDRRLRKTILALEYASPTTPRLQYRTPGAPQEVLEYETTV; via the exons ATGGCCGCGAAGtcggacggcggcggcggcggcccggccgtgCGGCTGGAGAGCCCGGAGggtggcggcgggaggcgggggggcggcgcggtCCCCCCGACGCGGCGGTACCGGCTGCGGGACGGCTGTTGGGTGCTCTGCGCCCTCCTGGTCTGCTTCGCGGACGGTGCCTCGGACCTGTGGCTGGCGGCCCACTACTACGTGCGGGGGCAGCGGTGGTGGTTTGGGCTGACGCTGCTCTTCGTGCTGCTGCCCTCGCTGGTGGTGCAGCTGCTCAGCTTCAGGTGGTTCGTCTACGACTTCGCCGCCAGCACCAAGGACAGCGCCGGCAGCACCAAGGACAGCGCCCGCGGCCCCCGCGGCTGCTGCCGCCTCTGCgtctggctgctgcagggcctcatccacctgctgcagctggggcaggtctGGAG GTACCTCCGCACGCTGTACCTGGGGCTGCAGAGCCGGTGGCAGGCCGAGCACCGCCGCCGCCACTTCTACTGGCGGATGATGTTCGAGAGCGCGGACATCAGCATGCTGCGGCTGCTGGAGACCTTCCTGAAGAGCGCGCCCCAGCTCGTGCTGCAGCTCAGCATCATGGTGCAGCAGAACAGCATCGAGCCGCTGCAGG ggctctcagcctcggccTCGCTGGTTTCCCTGGCATGGATGATCGCCTCCTACCAGAAAGTGCTGCGAGACTCGCGGGAGGACAAGATGCCCATGTCCTACAAGGGCGCTGTGGTGCAGATCCTGTGGCATCTCTTCACCATCGCCGCCCGTGCTATCGCCTTCGCCCTCTTCGCCTCCGTGTTCCAGCTGTACTTTGGCATCTTCATCGTCACCCACTGGTGCATCATGACCTTCTGGATCATCCAGGGCGAGACGGACTTCTGCATGTCTAAGTGGGAGGAGATCATCTACAACATGGTAGTGGGCATCATCTACATCTTCTGTTGGTTCAACGTCAAGGAGGGACGGAGCCGCTACCGCATGTGCATCTACTACGTCATCACGCTGTCGGAGAATGCTGCCCTCACCGTCCTCTGGTTCCTCTACTATGACCGCAAGACCACCTCCGACTTCGACGCCTTAATCCTCGTCTGCGTGGTCAGCTCCAGCTTTGCCCTCGGCATCTTCTTCATGTTCATCTACTACTGCCTCTTGCATCCCAATGGCCCCATGTTCGGCCCCCACTCTGGGGGCTGCATTTTCCGGCAGCGGCCGGCCCCGGTGCCGGGGTCCCCCACGGACGCCGTCACCAGCCCTCCTCGCTCGCTGCCGCGGACTACAGGGGGGGAGCGGGAAGGGGCGCCGGGGGAGCGGGACAGCTGCGTGCCTGTCTTCCAGGTGAGACCCTGTGCCCCACCGGCGccggccgcccgcgccccgcggACAGAGGGGCCCGTCATCCGCATTGACCTGCCCAGGAAGAAGTACCCAGCCTGGGACGCCCACTTCATTGACCGGCGCCTGCGAAAGACCATCCTGGCGCTGGAGTACGCATCGCCCACCACCCCGCGCCTGCAGTACCGCACCCCTGGTGCTCCCCAGGAGGTGCTGGAGTACGAGACCACCGTGTAG
- the PDRG1 gene encoding p53 and DNA damage-regulated protein 1 produces MARDPAFVLRYLAEVEELAEDVLAARQQIVDLDVKRNRNREALRALQKDPEPDGKAMVCFGDMFIELPKAQTKEMLRKDQEHLDEEINNLRKELRLKVNRLFEAQGKAELKGFNLNPMTAEEMKLINRILEG; encoded by the exons ATGGCGAGGGACCCGGCCTTCGTGCTGCGCTACCTGGCCGAGGTGGAGGAGCTGGCCGAGGACGTGCTGGCGGCGCGGCAGCAG ATCGTGGACCTGGACGTGAAGCGGAACCGGAACCGGGAGGCCCTGCGGGCGCTGCAGAAGGACCCGGAGCCCGATG gCAAGGCCATGGTCTGCTTCGGGGACATGTTCATCGAACTCCCAAAAGCCCAGACCAAGGAGATGCTGCGGAAGG ACCAGGAACATCTGGATGAGGAGATAAACAACCTCCGGAAAGAGCTGCGCCTGAAGGTCAACCGCCTCTTCGAAGCTCAAG GTAAAGCTGAGCTGAAGGGATTTAACCTGAACCCCATGACTGCTGAGGAAATGAAACTAATCAATCGCATCCTGGAGGGCTGA